A section of the Stenotrophomonas sp. 364 genome encodes:
- a CDS encoding sugar kinase translates to MSRVVCFGELLLRMSAPGRELLLQSAQLAVHPGGAEANVGVSLAHLGHAVAMVSKLPDNPLGRFVSGELRRHGVDTGHVQVRPGRMGLYFLTTGAVQRASEVVYDRADSAFASGTAADYDWDALLDGADWLHLSGVSPALNPAMAQATLAAAQAACARGVRVSFDGNFRPSLWARWQGDAPAILRALFACADVLFADYRDIGVVLGGEFPHPDPADRVDAAAAQAFAAFPRLQWMACTQRTPHSVDNHALGAMLLGRDGTRAVAPTREMVGIVDRIGGGDAFAAGILHGMMRGFAPEAIVRFGLAAACLKHSIPGDFNPVSEADVMALTGEERFDVRR, encoded by the coding sequence ATGAGTCGTGTTGTCTGTTTCGGAGAGTTGCTGCTGCGCATGAGCGCACCGGGCCGCGAGCTGCTGCTGCAGAGCGCGCAGCTGGCGGTGCATCCCGGCGGCGCGGAGGCCAACGTGGGCGTGTCGCTGGCCCACCTGGGCCATGCGGTGGCGATGGTCAGCAAGCTGCCGGACAACCCGTTGGGCCGGTTCGTCAGCGGCGAGCTGCGCCGGCATGGGGTGGACACCGGCCACGTGCAGGTCCGACCCGGCCGCATGGGCCTGTACTTCCTCACCACCGGCGCGGTGCAGCGCGCCAGCGAAGTGGTCTACGACCGCGCGGACTCGGCGTTCGCCAGCGGCACCGCCGCCGACTACGACTGGGACGCGCTGCTGGACGGCGCCGACTGGCTGCACCTGTCCGGGGTCAGCCCGGCGCTGAACCCGGCCATGGCCCAGGCCACGCTGGCTGCGGCACAGGCGGCCTGCGCGCGTGGCGTACGGGTGTCCTTCGATGGCAACTTCCGGCCGTCCCTGTGGGCGCGCTGGCAGGGCGATGCGCCGGCCATCCTGCGCGCGCTGTTCGCCTGCGCCGACGTGCTGTTTGCCGACTACCGCGACATCGGCGTGGTGCTGGGCGGGGAGTTTCCGCACCCGGACCCCGCCGATCGCGTGGACGCTGCGGCCGCGCAGGCCTTTGCCGCCTTCCCGCGGCTGCAGTGGATGGCCTGCACCCAGCGCACCCCGCACAGCGTGGATAACCACGCACTGGGCGCGATGCTGCTCGGCCGCGACGGCACGCGCGCGGTGGCCCCGACCCGCGAGATGGTGGGCATCGTGGACCGCATCGGCGGCGGCGATGCCTTCGCCGCCGGCATCCTGCATGGCATGATGCGCGGCTTCGCACCGGAGGCGATCGTGCGCTTCGGCCTGGCTGCGGCCTGCCTCAAGCACTCGATCCCGGGCGACTTCAACCCTGTCAGCGAGGCTGACGTGATGGCCCTGACGGGCGAGGAGCGATTCGATGTCCGGCGCTGA
- the eda gene encoding bifunctional 4-hydroxy-2-oxoglutarate aldolase/2-dehydro-3-deoxy-phosphogluconate aldolase — protein MSGADPRVRAVLKLAPVIPVFTPENIDDAVEVARALFNGGLPVIEVTLRTPVAMEAIKAMVEAVPDAVVGAGTVLTAAQMEQVKQVGGRFAVSPGATPRLYAAARDTDLPFLPGVATSSELMLGLEHGLDTFKFFPAVQAGGAAMLSAWNGPFGDVRFCPTGGISAQTARDFLHLPNVLCVGGSWLTTRALLQARDWAAIEQLARDSAALVG, from the coding sequence ATGTCCGGCGCTGATCCACGTGTACGTGCAGTCCTGAAACTGGCCCCGGTGATTCCGGTGTTCACCCCGGAGAACATCGACGATGCCGTTGAAGTGGCGCGCGCCCTGTTCAACGGTGGCCTGCCGGTGATCGAGGTGACCCTGCGCACCCCGGTTGCGATGGAGGCGATCAAGGCCATGGTCGAGGCCGTGCCCGACGCGGTGGTGGGGGCCGGCACGGTGCTGACCGCCGCGCAGATGGAGCAGGTCAAGCAGGTGGGCGGGCGCTTTGCGGTATCGCCCGGTGCCACCCCGCGCCTGTATGCGGCTGCGCGCGATACCGACCTGCCGTTCCTGCCCGGCGTGGCCACCTCGTCCGAGCTGATGCTGGGCCTGGAGCACGGCCTGGATACCTTCAAGTTCTTCCCGGCGGTGCAGGCCGGTGGCGCGGCGATGCTGTCGGCGTGGAACGGGCCGTTCGGCGACGTGCGCTTCTGCCCGACCGGTGGGATCAGCGCGCAGACCGCGCGCGACTTCCTGCACCTGCCCAACGTGCTGTGCGTGGGCGGCTCGTGGCTGACCACGCGCGCGCTGCTGCAGGCCCGCGACTGGGCCGCGATCGAGCAGCTGGCCCGCGATTCGGCCGCGCTGGTCGGCTGA
- the adh gene encoding aldehyde dehydrogenase, with the protein MNAVTSAKPHATDPRSIFKPRYGNYIGGEWVAPRNGQYFENTTPVTGKVFTEVARSNAEDIEAALDAAHAAKRAWADTSIADRANLLNKIADRIEENLELLAHAETWDNGKPIRETLNADIPLMADHFRYFAGAVRAQEGSLSEIDKDTIAYHFHEPLGVVGQIIPWNFPMLMAAWKLAPALAAGNCVVLKPAEQTPASILVLMEVIGDLLPKGVLNVVNGFGVEAGKPLASNPRIAKIAFTGETTTGRLIMQYASQNLIPVTLELGGKSPNIFFADVMAEDDDFLDKAIEGFVLFAFNQGEVCTCPSRALIQESIYDTFMERALKRVAAIKQGNPLDPNTMVGAQASSEQLEKILSYFDIGRQEGAQVLIGGEQATLDGDLAGGFYVKPTVFKGHNKMRVFQEEIFGPVVSVTTFKTEEEALEIANDTLYGLGAGVWSRDASRLYRMGRGIQAGRVWTNCYHAYPAHAAFGGYKQSGIGRENHKMMLDHYQQTKNLLVSYSPKKLGFF; encoded by the coding sequence ATGAATGCCGTCACGTCCGCCAAGCCGCACGCCACCGACCCGCGGTCCATCTTCAAGCCGCGCTACGGCAACTACATCGGCGGGGAGTGGGTGGCACCGCGCAACGGCCAGTACTTCGAGAACACCACGCCGGTCACCGGCAAGGTCTTCACCGAGGTGGCCCGCTCCAACGCCGAGGACATCGAGGCCGCGCTGGATGCGGCGCATGCCGCCAAACGCGCCTGGGCCGACACCTCCATCGCCGACCGCGCCAACCTTCTCAACAAGATCGCCGACCGCATCGAGGAGAACCTCGAGCTGCTTGCGCATGCCGAGACCTGGGACAACGGCAAGCCGATCCGCGAAACGCTCAACGCCGACATCCCGCTGATGGCCGACCACTTCCGGTACTTCGCCGGTGCGGTGCGCGCGCAGGAAGGCAGCCTGTCGGAGATCGACAAGGACACCATCGCCTACCACTTCCACGAGCCGCTCGGCGTGGTCGGGCAGATCATCCCGTGGAACTTCCCGATGCTGATGGCCGCCTGGAAGCTGGCGCCAGCACTGGCCGCCGGCAACTGCGTGGTGCTCAAGCCAGCCGAACAGACACCGGCCTCGATCCTGGTGCTGATGGAGGTGATCGGCGACCTGCTGCCCAAGGGCGTACTCAACGTGGTCAATGGTTTCGGCGTGGAGGCGGGCAAGCCGCTGGCGTCCAACCCGCGCATCGCCAAGATCGCGTTCACCGGTGAAACCACCACTGGCCGGCTGATCATGCAGTACGCCAGCCAGAACCTGATCCCGGTGACGCTGGAGCTGGGCGGCAAGTCACCCAACATCTTCTTCGCCGACGTGATGGCCGAGGACGACGATTTCCTGGACAAGGCCATCGAAGGGTTCGTTCTGTTCGCCTTCAACCAGGGCGAAGTGTGTACCTGCCCGTCGCGCGCGCTGATCCAGGAGTCGATCTACGACACGTTCATGGAACGCGCGCTCAAGCGCGTGGCCGCGATCAAGCAGGGCAACCCGCTGGACCCCAACACCATGGTCGGCGCGCAGGCGTCGTCCGAACAGTTGGAGAAAATCCTGTCCTACTTCGATATTGGCAGGCAGGAAGGCGCGCAGGTGCTGATCGGCGGCGAACAGGCCACCCTCGACGGCGACCTGGCCGGTGGCTTCTACGTGAAGCCCACCGTGTTCAAGGGCCACAACAAGATGCGCGTGTTCCAGGAAGAAATCTTCGGGCCGGTAGTGTCGGTGACAACCTTCAAGACCGAGGAAGAGGCGCTGGAGATCGCCAACGACACGCTGTACGGGCTGGGCGCGGGCGTATGGAGCCGCGATGCCTCGCGTCTGTACCGCATGGGCCGCGGCATCCAGGCCGGCCGCGTGTGGACCAACTGCTATCACGCCTATCCGGCGCATGCCGCGTTCGGCGGCTACAAGCAGTCCGGCATCGGCCGCGAGAACCACAAGATGATGCTCGACCACTATCAGCAGACCAAGAACCTGCTGGTCAGCTACTCGCCGAAGAAACTGGGCTTCTTCTGA
- a CDS encoding sigma-54-dependent Fis family transcriptional regulator, giving the protein MSQQPLLHRVGNARRSFFERGATPVGIVPDTILQSWQRCLRGGLSVDAQPDVEPLPDARLRELRERQQKLWRLARPELDGLAADIAAAGSIVLLTDEDGWILDAEGSPGFLDKAGRVALMPGVRWDETTVGTNAIGTAMVEGRSVEVRGGEHYFAPHGILTCSATPIFDPYGQRVGVLDISGDARLQHLHARVLARQAVAHIEHRYFDAGLADCELVRLHHDATLLGTPREGILGFRGGRLVAANRTGLALFGLEHADIGHAPYAALFDGPLSRLHDDGALIDRQGRALYGQLGEGQRAPVRGRADARPAALPIGSRRPAVTAVDATPLFDAEQQRALDRACRVLDAQLPVLLQGETGTGKEVFARELHRRSLRADKPFVAVNCAALPEGLIEAELFGYEEGAFTGARRQGSTGLLRQAQGGVLFLDEIGDMPLALQPRLLRVLQERTLSPLGGGKPVQLDFTLICATHRDLDLAMQAGDFRSDLYYRIADHAVVLPPLREHPDRATLVAGLWARLGQGRELDTAARAALAAHAWPGNVRQLCACLRTLVALSDPGDVIGVDALPAQVRHRAPPAPLPASAGDGLEAMTLAAMREALAVSGGNVAAAARALGISRSTLYRRLGEAAHRH; this is encoded by the coding sequence GTGTCCCAGCAGCCGCTCCTGCACCGTGTCGGCAACGCGCGTCGTTCGTTCTTCGAGCGCGGCGCAACGCCGGTTGGCATCGTGCCCGACACCATCCTGCAGTCGTGGCAACGCTGCCTGCGTGGTGGGCTGTCGGTGGATGCGCAGCCGGACGTGGAGCCGTTGCCGGATGCACGCCTGCGCGAACTGCGCGAGCGCCAGCAGAAGCTGTGGCGGTTGGCCCGCCCCGAGCTGGACGGGCTGGCCGCCGACATCGCCGCCGCCGGCAGCATCGTGCTGCTTACCGATGAGGATGGCTGGATCCTGGATGCCGAAGGCAGCCCGGGCTTCCTCGACAAGGCCGGGCGCGTGGCGCTGATGCCGGGCGTGCGCTGGGACGAGACCACGGTGGGCACCAACGCCATTGGCACGGCCATGGTGGAGGGCCGCTCGGTGGAAGTGCGGGGCGGCGAGCACTACTTCGCCCCGCACGGCATCCTGACCTGCTCGGCCACGCCGATCTTCGACCCCTACGGCCAGCGCGTGGGCGTGCTGGACATCTCCGGCGATGCGCGATTGCAGCACCTGCACGCGCGGGTACTGGCGCGGCAGGCCGTGGCGCACATCGAGCACCGTTACTTCGACGCGGGGCTGGCGGACTGCGAGCTGGTGCGGCTGCACCACGACGCCACCCTGCTGGGCACCCCACGCGAGGGCATCCTGGGCTTCCGCGGCGGCCGCCTGGTGGCTGCCAACCGTACCGGCCTTGCCCTGTTCGGGCTGGAGCATGCCGACATCGGCCATGCGCCGTATGCCGCGCTGTTCGATGGGCCGCTATCGCGGCTGCACGACGACGGTGCGCTGATCGACCGCCAGGGCCGCGCGCTGTATGGGCAACTGGGCGAGGGCCAGCGTGCGCCGGTGCGGGGCCGTGCGGATGCGCGGCCGGCGGCGTTGCCGATCGGGTCACGCCGACCGGCGGTCACCGCAGTGGATGCCACCCCGCTGTTCGATGCCGAACAGCAGCGCGCGCTGGACCGCGCCTGCCGCGTGCTGGATGCGCAGTTGCCGGTGCTGCTGCAGGGTGAGACGGGCACGGGCAAGGAGGTCTTCGCCCGCGAACTGCACCGGCGCAGCCTGCGCGCCGACAAACCCTTCGTCGCGGTCAACTGCGCGGCCTTGCCGGAGGGCCTGATCGAGGCCGAACTTTTTGGCTATGAGGAAGGCGCGTTCACCGGTGCGCGCCGCCAGGGCAGCACCGGCCTGCTGCGCCAGGCGCAGGGCGGCGTGCTGTTCCTGGACGAGATCGGCGACATGCCGCTTGCGCTGCAGCCGCGGCTGCTGCGCGTGCTGCAGGAACGCACACTGTCGCCACTGGGCGGCGGCAAGCCGGTGCAGCTGGATTTCACGCTGATCTGCGCCACCCACCGCGACTTGGATCTGGCCATGCAGGCAGGCGATTTCCGCAGCGACCTGTACTACCGCATCGCCGACCACGCGGTAGTGCTGCCACCGCTGCGCGAGCACCCGGATCGCGCGACGCTGGTTGCCGGCCTGTGGGCCCGCCTTGGACAGGGCCGTGAACTGGATACTGCCGCGCGCGCCGCGCTGGCCGCACATGCATGGCCAGGCAACGTACGCCAGCTGTGCGCGTGCCTGCGCACGCTGGTGGCGTTGAGCGATCCGGGCGATGTCATCGGGGTGGACGCGTTGCCGGCGCAGGTCCGTCACCGCGCCCCACCGGCGCCGCTACCGGCGAGCGCAGGCGATGGCCTGGAAGCGATGACCCTGGCGGCCATGCGCGAGGCACTGGCCGTCAGCGGCGGCAACGTGGCCGCCGCCGCACGGGCGCTCGGCATCAGCCGCAGCACCCTCTACCGGCGCCTGGGCGAGGCCGCGCACCGGCACTGA
- the adhP gene encoding alcohol dehydrogenase AdhP: MNKTMKAAVVREFGKPLRIEEVQVPRPGPGDILVKIEACGVCHTDLHAVDGDWPVKPNPPFIPGHEGVGHVVAVGAGVNHIREGDRVGIPWLYSACGHCEHCLGGWETLCEAQQNTGYSVNGGFAEYALANANYVGLLPKGIGFIEVAPILCAGVTVYKGLKVTDTKPGQWVVISGIGGLGHMAVQYAKAMGLNVAAVDIDDGKLALAERLGATITINARTTDPAAFLKKEIGGAHGALVTAVSPKAFEQALGMVRRGGTVSLNGLPPGDFPLDIFGMVLNGITVRGSIVGTRLDLQESLEFAEQGKVAATVTSDSLENINDIFARMHAGKIEGRVVLDLNA; the protein is encoded by the coding sequence ATGAACAAGACCATGAAGGCCGCTGTCGTCCGCGAGTTCGGCAAGCCGTTGCGCATCGAGGAAGTGCAGGTGCCGCGCCCCGGCCCGGGCGACATCCTGGTGAAGATCGAAGCGTGCGGCGTATGCCACACCGACCTGCATGCGGTCGACGGCGACTGGCCGGTCAAGCCCAACCCGCCCTTCATTCCCGGCCATGAAGGCGTGGGCCACGTGGTCGCGGTGGGCGCAGGCGTCAACCATATCCGCGAGGGCGACCGTGTCGGCATCCCGTGGCTGTATTCGGCCTGTGGCCACTGCGAGCACTGCCTGGGCGGCTGGGAAACGCTGTGCGAAGCGCAGCAGAATACCGGCTATTCGGTCAACGGCGGCTTCGCCGAGTACGCGTTGGCCAATGCCAACTATGTGGGGCTGCTGCCCAAGGGTATCGGCTTCATCGAGGTCGCACCGATCCTGTGCGCCGGCGTCACCGTGTACAAGGGCCTGAAGGTCACCGATACCAAGCCCGGCCAATGGGTGGTGATCTCCGGCATCGGCGGGCTGGGCCACATGGCGGTCCAGTACGCCAAGGCGATGGGCTTGAACGTGGCCGCCGTGGACATCGACGACGGCAAGCTCGCCCTGGCCGAGCGGCTGGGTGCCACGATCACCATCAATGCACGCACTACCGACCCGGCCGCGTTCCTGAAGAAGGAGATCGGCGGCGCACACGGTGCGCTGGTCACGGCGGTATCGCCGAAGGCCTTCGAGCAGGCACTGGGCATGGTCCGCCGCGGTGGCACGGTGTCGTTGAACGGACTGCCGCCGGGCGATTTCCCGCTGGACATCTTCGGCATGGTGCTCAACGGCATCACCGTGCGCGGCTCGATCGTCGGCACCCGCCTGGACCTGCAGGAATCGCTGGAATTCGCCGAGCAGGGCAAGGTCGCCGCAACGGTCACCAGCGATTCACTCGAGAACATCAACGACATCTTCGCGCGCATGCACGCCGGCAAGATCGAAGGCCGCGTGGTGCTGGACCTCAATGCCTGA